The Afipia massiliensis genome has a segment encoding these proteins:
- a CDS encoding outer membrane beta-barrel protein, with protein MKSSVALIVLEEIGSRKRASLTLPRRGSKFARLGKAQLPATALILGLAAPSNAQVIPSTTEQLSAPWNAQRVFEPSTLPDLADPETRNEIQPEDMPVRKRQQPGYEPVGIRAGSWMFSPKLMSGALYDSNVFSSNTTKRSDIAAVVEPSLRAHTLWERHGLDLKLDAQSTIYNENSSLDQTNARLRGNGWFDIAHDLAVLANVQIAHLNEGVGTLSSPVNAISPTPYDLFSGDLTVRKEFNRLTTSVGMRVDSYDFGQTRAQDGSIINQDGRDGQIYSLHSRVDYAFSPVLGWFAGVEGNQRNIRGTPAQTLDSQGYRALSGFTVGFGNLLSGEFGAGYAQQRFDAASIGTIEGPAYRAMLTWRPTRMLDVHFKAEQIVTQTSDTSSTGVLANAFQLGVDYELRRNVIVSLAGGYENDRFFGQQRKDKVTTSDARIKYLMNRYGSISVFHRYTDRNSDSPAFSFDKHQVGINVTAQF; from the coding sequence ATGAAGAGTTCTGTTGCGTTGATAGTGTTGGAAGAAATCGGAAGCCGCAAACGAGCGTCCCTGACGCTGCCGCGACGTGGATCGAAGTTTGCAAGGCTGGGAAAGGCACAGTTGCCGGCGACCGCTCTCATACTTGGTCTCGCGGCGCCGTCGAATGCACAGGTGATACCGTCGACCACTGAACAACTTTCTGCACCCTGGAATGCACAACGGGTTTTCGAGCCGTCAACGTTGCCCGATTTGGCAGATCCGGAGACACGCAACGAGATCCAACCCGAGGATATGCCGGTGAGGAAACGACAACAGCCGGGATACGAACCAGTCGGAATCCGGGCAGGTTCCTGGATGTTCAGCCCCAAGCTGATGTCCGGCGCCCTTTACGACAGCAATGTCTTCTCCTCGAATACCACGAAGCGCTCGGATATCGCCGCCGTGGTCGAACCATCGCTGCGCGCCCACACGTTATGGGAACGGCACGGCCTCGACCTGAAGCTGGACGCCCAGTCGACTATATATAATGAGAACTCCAGTCTTGATCAGACCAATGCCCGCCTGAGAGGCAACGGCTGGTTCGATATCGCGCACGATCTTGCCGTTCTTGCCAATGTCCAAATCGCTCATCTCAACGAAGGCGTTGGAACGCTCAGTTCACCGGTGAACGCGATTTCGCCGACTCCTTACGATCTGTTCTCCGGCGATCTGACCGTTCGCAAGGAATTCAATCGCCTGACCACGTCGGTCGGCATGCGTGTCGATTCCTATGATTTCGGACAAACGCGAGCGCAGGACGGCTCAATCATCAATCAGGACGGCCGCGACGGTCAAATTTATTCGCTGCACAGCCGCGTCGACTATGCGTTCTCGCCCGTTCTGGGGTGGTTCGCCGGCGTCGAGGGCAATCAACGCAACATCCGCGGAACGCCTGCTCAAACGCTCGACTCTCAGGGATACCGTGCTCTGTCCGGCTTCACGGTCGGGTTTGGCAATCTGCTGAGTGGCGAATTCGGCGCGGGTTACGCCCAGCAACGCTTCGATGCGGCCTCCATTGGTACTATCGAAGGTCCCGCCTACCGCGCGATGCTGACCTGGCGCCCTACCCGTATGCTCGACGTCCACTTCAAGGCGGAACAGATCGTCACGCAAACATCGGACACGAGCTCAACCGGCGTGCTCGCAAACGCGTTCCAGCTCGGTGTCGACTACGAACTGCGGCGCAACGTGATCGTGTCGCTTGCGGGCGGTTATGAAAACGATCGCTTTTTCGGACAGCAGCGCAAGGACAAGGTCACGACGTCTGACGCGCGGATCAAATACTTGATGAATCGATACGGCTCCATTTCCGTTTTCCATCGATACACCGACCGTAACAGCGATAGTCCCGCCTTCAGCTTCGACAAACATCAGGTAGGAATCAATGTTACAGCGCAGTTCTGA